ATAATTTCATGTACTTGTCAGCTCGATCCTCTATGAATGTAGCAGAATTCTTTATCGTATATAATAAAAGTATCATTTCTCAATAGGAGTAAATAAATGAACGAACAATATTACGACGCAGTGTTAAATATAAAGACTGTAGGGGAGCAAAAAGGATTTAATAAGTCTATGCATTATCATCGCTATGAACCAACGCCATATAGTGGTTTAGATGAGTTATTGAATCAATACGAAATCAAAAGTAGTGATCGAGTTGTAGATTTTGGGTGCGGCAAAGGGCGATTGAACTTTTATATGCATCATAAGTGCGGTGCTTCGGCAGTTGGGATTGAAATGAATGAAGTGTTCTATAAAGAAGCAGTGGAAAATCGTGATCGTTATGCAAAAAAATCGAAAAATAGTAAGGGTAAAATTGAGTTTCAATGTTGCTTAGCACAAGAATATAAGATTGACATGCGTGATAATCGTTTTTATTTCTTTAACCCGTTTTCGGTACAAGTGTTTATGAATGTTGTAAATAACATATTACTTTCGGTGGAGGAAGTAGAGAGAAGTGTAGATATTATTTTATATTATCCGTCCGAGGATTATATCTTTTTCCTAGAGAATCAGACAGCTTTTGAGCTGGAGACGGAAGTAAGGTTACCGGGAGCTTATGAGAAGAATGGGAATGAAAGGTTTTTAGTTTATAGATTAGCATGATAAAGAAAGCAGGTGCCAAAGGCACCTGCTTTTGTAAAAACTTGATTAGTTACGGATTAAGTAATCAAAAGCACCTAAAGCTGCAGTTGCTCCTGAACCCATAGAAATAATAATTTGTTTGTACGGATTATTTGTACAGTCACCTGCAGCAAACACTCCTGGTACGTTTGTAGCACCGTGTTTATCAATTACGATTTCACCGCGAACACGTTCAACAGTGTCTCCTAACCAGTCTGTGTTTGGTACAAGACCGATTTGAACGAATACACCTTGAAGTTCGATATGATGAACTTCTTCTGTTTCACGATCGATGTAAGAAATGCCGTTTACTGTGTCGGTACCAGTAATTTCTTTTGTTTGAACATTTTTCAGAACAGTTACGTTAGGTAAGCTGTAAAGTCGTTCTTGCAGTACAGCATCAGCTTTTAATTCTGGCATGAATTCAAGAACAGTTACGTGTTTTACGATACCTGCTAAGTCGATTGCTGCTTCAATACCAGAGTTACCGCCGCCGATAACTGCTACGTGTTTTCCAGCAAATAGTGGACCGTCACAGTGAGGGCAGTATGCGACACCTTTGTTTTTGAACTCAGCTTCACCTGGTACGCCAACATTACGCCAGCGAGCACCTGTTGAAATGATTACACTCTTACTTTTTAGAACAGCACCATTTTCAAGTTCCACTTCAATAAGTTCTTTCTTCTCTAGGCGTTTTGCACGTTGTAATTTCATTACATCGATATCGTAATCTTTTACGTGCTCTTCAAGGCTTGCTACTAGCTTAGGACCTTCGGTGCGTTTTACGCTAATGAAGTTTTCAATACCTAGTGTATCCATTACTTGACCGCCAAAGCGTTCCGCAACGATACCTGTGCGGATGCCTTTACGTGCTGCATAAATTGCTGCACTTGCACCAGCTGGGCCACCGCCAACAACAAGAACATCGTATGGATCTTTATCAGAGAATTCTGATGCATCAGGACCGTTACCCATTTTAGCTAAAATTTCTTCAAGTGTCATACGACCGCTTCCGAAAGGTTCGCCATTTAAGTAAACAGTTGGTACTGCCATGATATCTTTGCTTTCTACTTCTTCTTTGAATGCAGCGCCGTCAATCATAGTATGTGTAATACCAGGATTTAGAACGCTCATTACGTTAAGAGCTTGAACAACATCAGGACAGTTGTGACAGCTTAAGCTGATATAAGATTCAAAATGATATTCACCTTGAATATTTTTTATTTGATCAATTACTTTTTGTTCAACTTTTGGAGCACGTCCACTTACTTGAAGTAATGCTAACACTAATGAAGTAAATTCGTGTCCTAAAGGAATACCAGCGAACGTTATGCCAGTTTCTTCGCCGATACGATTCACACTAAAGCTTGGTGTTCTCTCAAGTTGCGCTTTTTCGACTTTAATCTTAGATGACATAGCAGTTAATTCATCAACTAGAGCTAACATATCTTTAGAAACATCATCGTCTCCTGTGCTAACTTTAAGTAAGATGTCGCTTTCCATTAGTTGAAGGTATTGGGATAGTTGTGCTTTTATATCTGCATCTAGTATCATTTTGATCGCTCTCCTTAGATTTTACCTACAAGGTCAAGGCTTGGTTTAAGTGTTTTAGCTCCTTCTTTCCATTTCGCTGGGCAAACTTCGCCTGGGTTGTTACGAACGTATTGTGCTGCTTTAATTTTGTTAATAAGGATGCTTGCATCGCGACCAATACCGTCAGCATTGATTTCTACAGATTGGATAATGCCATCTGGATCGATGATGAATGTAGCGCGAGCTGCAAGTCCTTCTTCTTCCACTAACACGTCGAAGTTGCTAGTGATTGTGCGAGTTGGGTCACCAATCATAATGTATTCGATTTTACCAATCGTTTCTGAGCTATCATGCCATGCTTTATGTGTGAAGTGAGTATCTGTAGATACAGAGTATACTTCAACACCTAGTTCTTTAAGAGCTGCATATTGATTTTGTAAGTCTTCAAGTTCAGTTGGGCAAACAAATGTGAAGTCTGCTGGGTAGAAGCAAACTACGCTCCATTTTCCTTTTAAACTTTCGTCAGTAACTTGGATGAATTCTCCATTATGATAAGCATTTGCTTTAAATGGTTTTACTTCTGTGCCGATTAATAACATATCACATTTCCTCCTAATTATAAGTTTTGAGCAACATAAACTAGTGTGCTCAGAAAATAAAGTTCTTAATTAACGATAATAATTCTAATTCGATATTAATTATCATATAAAATCTGTTATTTTGTCAAGAGAAATGTATAACTTTATTGAAATTAATTATCAATTACTTTTGGAATATAAAGTTCTTTCTCTTAACGTAACTATGCTAGTAGTAAAATGGAATGTTTCTGTTAACTTTATTATAGTAAAAAGAATGAAAAATAACCTTAATTAGAATTTGAATATTGTTTGAAATTTCACGCCATTTTTGTATGACGGAAGATTTATATAATCGTGCTATTTTGCGAACGTTTCCTGACCTTACAGAAGATATAACGATTTTTATGGCAAATACGCTATTGTTAACATCTGATATGGTTATGAATCATAAAAATAAGAAAGAACTTGTCAAACGTTATATGAATCCTGAGCCATTTACCGATTATCATAAACGTAATGAACTTATTTTATATGTAATTGATAAAGCTTTTATTTCAAGTAAAGTATTGAGTTTTTTATAATAAATAAATTATTTATAAAAAATATTGTACAAGGACAAGAAACTCTAAACTATTTAGACAAGAAAGTCTAAACGGAATTTTTATAGATTTACAGAATTATATTCATTTAATCTTGTGTAAAAAGACATGAAAATGGGTACTTTTTATAAAGGGATTGCTTCAGTTATATATAATTTAAATATATTAAAGAATTATTCATTCTTCTCTATTTACCTATACTATTATCTATATCGATTTATTAATATATTTTTATTTATTTCTGGTGAATAATAAGAATTAAATCAACTTGAAAGAAATCGTTTAAAAAAACTCACAAATTCTTCAAAAGGTCTATATATTTTTGAAGTACTTTAAAATGTTATCTCGAACTTTTTGACACATTGTTTTTTATAGAAATTACCCCACTTCAAAAGGTGTATCTTTTGGAATGAAAAAGAAAAATCAAATTTAGTGTCCTCTTCCATACAAAATAGATTATTCATTGAATATTAATTATTTTATTCTCTAGTTTTCGTTTCTTCTATTGCTTCAATTACATATTGTGGTTCTAGTGCAAAAACTTTAATAGACGTGTAAGTAATCTCTAAAACTTGGACATACGGAATCTATTACTCTAGAAAAGATATGTGGTTGGTCTGGGAAAGGAACATGTATTCAAATATATGTATTATCAGCTGATAATATTTTGTTAACGATACAACCTCAGTTTTCAAAATTTGGTAGAAATGATGGGGAAACGGGTTTTATCCATTTCTCATTCAACGATTATGCGTTAGGTTCATCAGTATGGTTCTGAATTGGACAAAAGAATCCGTCGTCACCTCAAACAAACAAGTGACTCTTGGGGAGTCGATAAAACATATATCAAATTAAAAGGTTAATGAATCTATTTATATTGATTTTTTTCTAAATAAAACAAGAGGCCAGAAGGCTACAAAGCGCTTTTTCAAGAAAGCTTTGAGGTCTTTTCATGTTTCAAAGCCACGTGTTATAACAGTCGATAAGAACCCAGCTTATCTTATAGCAATTGAACAGTTGAAAAAAGAAAAAAGCATACCTGATGGTATGCAACTTAGACAACAAAAGCACTTGAATAAAATAGTAGAATAAGATCATCGTTTTATAACGAAGCGATGATATTGTTCTATGCTAGGAATTAAATGTTTTGACACAACTACATCCATTCTTCCTAGAGTAGAAGCCATGCATATGATTAAAAAAGAACAGCTTGATTTACGGGACCAGTCTGTCCAAAACCAGAAAAAATTCATTCATCAATTGTTTGGACTTGCAGCATAAGATACGATTCCGTTAGGAATCTATGCGTTTTATTCTCTTTTATTTTTGTACCAGAACCGATTTTATTACTCAGTTTTCTTGTTTTGCTGTATCCACAGCACTGTTTTTTCTACGTCTATTTCTGAAGAAGGTTTATTTCCATATCGGATGGATTCATAAATAGGAATGATATCCCTGGTTCTACAAATTCTATATAACCATTGCTGTATGGACTCGTGAGAACGTCGTTTTTCATGTAATTGCAAGGTTTGTTCCCATTCAATCAATTTTATTCGCACCGGATCAGTGGGAAGTTGATTTAATGGTTTATTAATAATCCCTCCTTTTTTTTCTGTATTAATTTTTTGATTGCTTGTATGATATGTTTTTGGGTGTTTCCTTTTTTTGCGGATTTGTTTTCTAACATATTTATAAATAAAACAAACGATAATTAGAATACAAATGAGATAAAAAACTACAGTAATCCATGAATTGCTAAGTAGTAAAATTATAGAATTCAAGAAATTTTTTTCTTCTGCTATTTTTATTTTTCGATTGGTGTGCGTCTTTTGCTCAGTATCAATATATTCGACTTCATCCATAGGTGTTTCAGGAAGGTCAGTTTCTTTAAATTCCCTTATTGTCTCTTTATACTCTTTCTTGGGTGATTTCTTAAAATATTGTTCTTTAATCACTTTTTGTATGTGCACAACACTAGTGGACATAGTTATCGCACCAATTGAGAAAAAAATAATTATCAAAAATCTTGCACACCACAAGCCAATCTGTATATGCCCTTTACTATTGAACATGACATAAATCCCTTCTTATTCTTTTATTACAATCCATTTTTCGGTTCGATTATTTGGTTTCGGAGAAGTACCGATAATTAAGGGAATAGCATCTAATTGCTTACGACGAAAACCTGCCGTAAAAAAATAAGAAGAAGATACAGGAGTATCCTGTTCTTTAATGGAGGCAAGTACTTTTAGCGTGTTTTGTAACTGCTTTCTGCTATTTCCTAATTTAATGTGTAGCAATCCATTGTGACTTACGGTATTTATCCACAATTCATAAGAACAATCTTGTACTAAAAGTTGTTTGCACATACCGGCTGTTATTTCTATAAGTTCCTCTGTATCCTTTCTTATTGACACTCCGTTCTTATTTATTAAATTTAAATAGAGTGCATATTTATCAGATTGTGTTCGTTCGTATTTCTTTGCAGTTATGATTCCTGTTTTTGCCGTTGCACTCCAATGTATCGAGCGGAAATCTTCATTTTCATAATTTTTTATCCCTATTACATTCGTTTCATCGTACAATGGTGAAGATAGAGATTTTCGAAATCCACGCGACCACTCTTTTAATTCTGGTACTTGGATATTAGGTACAGCAGGAAAAATCAAATAAGCAGGTGTATCAATTTGACTATACGTTAGATGGCTCATAATGAGACCAAATGGATCAGAAATTACTATTTCAACTTCTTCCCATTTCCCGATTCCCCTTTTCAAGGCTATGGCTTGAATGTCAAATGTTCTTATCTCCTCTCCCTTCATATTGAATTTCATATAGTAATTTGAACCTGTACTTTGATTTTTGTTTAGTGCGTCATGGTTCCAACTTAGTCTATTATCGCATTTAAATCGAAATACTATATTAAATATAGGTAATATAGTATTGTTTGAAATTTTAATTGAACAAATATTTTTTTCTCCTATAAAAGTATTTGGACTACCTTGAACATATTCCCAATGCACATGAGATATTTTACGTACATAAACATGGACAAACAGAATTAAAAATATATATAAGAATACAAACGATAAAATCAATAGATTGCTTGAAAATATACATAACACTAGGGCAGCTACTGATACAACTCCTATCATAAGTGGCTCAGCTAATGGAGTGTAAATAAGTGTCCGTTTCATTGCGTATTCTCCACCGGAACATGAAGACGATCGAGAATTTCATTTATAAGTTCCTCTTTTGTAGTTTTCATTTCACCTTCAATAGTTAAGGTTAATCGATGAGCACATACCGGTCTTACAAGTGCCTGTAAATCATCAGGAGTACAAAAATCTCTTTCTTTTAATAATGCACGAGCCTGAGCAGCTCTCATTAATGCTAGGGTACCCCGTGGACTGACACCAATTTCGATGAGTTCGTGTTTACGTGTCGCCTCAATAATTTCAAGAAGATACTCTTGAACGTCATCCCCCATTAAAACTTCTCTTGCTTGTTGCTGTAAAGCTAAGATTTCTTCGCTTGAAATGACGGAATGTAGGTTTTCTAAAGGATCATTTCTTTGGAATCGCTGCATCATCTCTTTCTCAGCCTCTCTAGTAGGATACCCTTGACGTATAGTTAATAAAAAACGATCTAATTGGGCATCTGGTAAAGGGAATGTCCCTGCTGATTCAAGTGGATTTTGCGTTGCAATAACTAAAAAAGGTCCAGGTAAAGTGTATGTGCTTTTGGCTATAGTAACTGTACGTTCTTCCATAACTTCCAATAATGAAGATTGAGTTCTAGGTACAGCGCGATTTATTTCATCGACCAATACTATATTTGCAAATATAGGCCCTAATCTCGTTTTAAATTCTGATTCTTTGACATTAAAATATTCTAACCCAATCACATCACCTGGTAAGGTATCGGCAGTAAATTGGATTCTTTGAAATTCGGCATCAATACTTTTAGCTAAACTTTTAGCTAAAGATGTTTTCCCAGTTCCAGGAACGTCT
The window above is part of the Bacillus cytotoxicus NVH 391-98 genome. Proteins encoded here:
- a CDS encoding SAM-dependent methyltransferase, producing the protein MNEQYYDAVLNIKTVGEQKGFNKSMHYHRYEPTPYSGLDELLNQYEIKSSDRVVDFGCGKGRLNFYMHHKCGASAVGIEMNEVFYKEAVENRDRYAKKSKNSKGKIEFQCCLAQEYKIDMRDNRFYFFNPFSVQVFMNVVNNILLSVEEVERSVDIILYYPSEDYIFFLENQTAFELETEVRLPGAYEKNGNERFLVYRLA
- the ahpF gene encoding alkyl hydroperoxide reductase subunit F, yielding MILDADIKAQLSQYLQLMESDILLKVSTGDDDVSKDMLALVDELTAMSSKIKVEKAQLERTPSFSVNRIGEETGITFAGIPLGHEFTSLVLALLQVSGRAPKVEQKVIDQIKNIQGEYHFESYISLSCHNCPDVVQALNVMSVLNPGITHTMIDGAAFKEEVESKDIMAVPTVYLNGEPFGSGRMTLEEILAKMGNGPDASEFSDKDPYDVLVVGGGPAGASAAIYAARKGIRTGIVAERFGGQVMDTLGIENFISVKRTEGPKLVASLEEHVKDYDIDVMKLQRAKRLEKKELIEVELENGAVLKSKSVIISTGARWRNVGVPGEAEFKNKGVAYCPHCDGPLFAGKHVAVIGGGNSGIEAAIDLAGIVKHVTVLEFMPELKADAVLQERLYSLPNVTVLKNVQTKEITGTDTVNGISYIDRETEEVHHIELQGVFVQIGLVPNTDWLGDTVERVRGEIVIDKHGATNVPGVFAAGDCTNNPYKQIIISMGSGATAALGAFDYLIRN
- the ahpC gene encoding alkyl hydroperoxide reductase subunit C produces the protein MLLIGTEVKPFKANAYHNGEFIQVTDESLKGKWSVVCFYPADFTFVCPTELEDLQNQYAALKELGVEVYSVSTDTHFTHKAWHDSSETIGKIEYIMIGDPTRTITSNFDVLVEEEGLAARATFIIDPDGIIQSVEINADGIGRDASILINKIKAAQYVRNNPGEVCPAKWKEGAKTLKPSLDLVGKI
- a CDS encoding DUF58 domain-containing protein, translating into MKRTLIYTPLAEPLMIGVVSVAALVLCIFSSNLLILSFVFLYIFLILFVHVYVRKISHVHWEYVQGSPNTFIGEKNICSIKISNNTILPIFNIVFRFKCDNRLSWNHDALNKNQSTGSNYYMKFNMKGEEIRTFDIQAIALKRGIGKWEEVEIVISDPFGLIMSHLTYSQIDTPAYLIFPAVPNIQVPELKEWSRGFRKSLSSPLYDETNVIGIKNYENEDFRSIHWSATAKTGIITAKKYERTQSDKYALYLNLINKNGVSIRKDTEELIEITAGMCKQLLVQDCSYELWINTVSHNGLLHIKLGNSRKQLQNTLKVLASIKEQDTPVSSSYFFTAGFRRKQLDAIPLIIGTSPKPNNRTEKWIVIKE
- a CDS encoding AAA family ATPase — translated: MSTLQKIVNNISRVIIGKNESIELAAIALIAKGHILLEDVPGTGKTSLAKSLAKSIDAEFQRIQFTADTLPGDVIGLEYFNVKESEFKTRLGPIFANIVLVDEINRAVPRTQSSLLEVMEERTVTIAKSTYTLPGPFLVIATQNPLESAGTFPLPDAQLDRFLLTIRQGYPTREAEKEMMQRFQRNDPLENLHSVISSEEILALQQQAREVLMGDDVQEYLLEIIEATRKHELIEIGVSPRGTLALMRAAQARALLKERDFCTPDDLQALVRPVCAHRLTLTIEGEMKTTKEELINEILDRLHVPVENTQ